Within Sorghum bicolor cultivar BTx623 chromosome 2, Sorghum_bicolor_NCBIv3, whole genome shotgun sequence, the genomic segment AGTTCTTCCTCTCTATTAGCTAAGTTAATAAAATTACAAAGTCTAATTGTAAAAATGTTAGATagatatttttaattttttgttgcaaatacatgaatgcaaaaACCTATTTAAGAAGGCACCGTATTAGATGGAAACCGGACGTCTCGTGCAAACTTAGAAACTTTAAATCAAGGCCATAGGAAGCTCATCTAATGGATATGTGCTTACATTGGTTTCTTTTTCACATAAGCGCCCGCCGCCCAGAATACTCATCACGTTTGTTTGAAAATTCCCCCTCCAAACCCCCACCCGCAGGAGGCCGACAGGCTAGCTACTTCTCTCGCGCACAGAACGCGCCGCTGCCGCCATGGACTGCGACGCGTGTGGCCCCTGTGCACGAGCCGGTGAAGAAGAACATGGGCGACCTCAGGCTCCCGCTCCTCCAGGTCAAGGTCGCGCTCTCGGGCCCTGCCAGCCGCTTCCCTGTCACGTGGCATTTCAACCTCCGGGGCTTTGACCCTGTGCACTAGCGTTCGTCGCCCTACTCCTCGCGCAGGGGATGGACTTCACCACTATGAACGACTTCGGCATCGTGCTCGACGACTTCGCCGTCAGCTTCTGCGGGCAGCTCACCTGGACCGCATTCGTGGCGCCTAAGACTTCGTGTACTGCGTCGGCTCCGACAGCCTGCTCACCATGACGCTCCTAGCAATGTTGGATAGCTTCTTCATGAATGTCAATGTGCTCGCGCACGCAGGAACCATCGTAGACCTAGCGTAGCTTAGTGTAGTTGGCACTATAGTCCTATAATGTTTGACTACTAATTTGCACATATTGCTGCTagaaagttatttattggagaCTGCTCTGTATttgatttatgttttttttatatcGATTATTATCAATCTGAACTCTCCGTACTTGGAGAAGATTTTGGCCATGGCGTGCTCGGAAGTTCAGGCTATCAGGCTGGCGCCAAGAGTACAGTCCATGCTCAGCGCATTAGACACTGGAGAACTTGCAACATGGAACCTTCTTCCTGTGAGTCTAACAACACCGACGTCGACAGTGATGATGGCATGATCCATGGCGGTGGCCTCAACGGAGATAGAACCAACGACAACAACAGGATCAACCACACCGACTTGAGAGAGGGTCTCTATCCGCCGCTTGTGCACAGGATCCATGGCCGCTGCTCGTGCATAGGGGTTGCGCGCGTTGGAGTCCATGGTGGTGGCGGGGGCGGCACGTTCTGTGCATGAGAGAAGAAGTGGAACCGTCGGCCTCCTGCGCGTGGGGCTTTGGAGGGGGGCTTTGCAAAGAAAGGTGATTAGTATTCTGGCCGGCGGGCGCTTAAATGCAAAAGTAATCGATCTAAGCGCATATCCATCAGATGAGCATCTtaaggcactcacaatgcaagactctatcatagagtccaagacaattaattacatattatttatggtattttgctgatgtggcagcatatttattgaagaaagaggtagaaaataagacttcaagtcttatttagactccaagtccacattgttcgaagtaataaataactttagactttatgatagagtctgtatttgtgaatgattcaaagttTACAAGTTACGTTTGGTTTACATACGATACGGTGCCATTTAAGAAACGGTTGGGATGCTCACGGATCGTAAAGAGGGTGTTTGGTACCGCTGTCTGAGCCGTTACCAGAGCTGTTTCAGTCTCGTCAACCAAACGGCACACCGGAAACAGCTCGGCGAGAGAAGTCCAGCGAAACCCGCGCAGAGAGACTAATGGTGGAAGACTAGAGACGAGAGCTGAAAATCTTAGCTTCCATTCGCTCCTTCCTCAAATCCGTGGGGCCATGGTAGATTAGGCGTGCGCGCGCAAAGAATACTGCCACGGGTAGACGCGGTTGCGGTCGCACAGAGCAGTCGCTATCGGGGATCGCTCGCGCACGGCCGCGGCTACCGCTACCGGTCACAGAGTCGTCGTTAGGGGTTGCTCACGCGCGGTGGCAGCTTCACCTAGGAGCCGTCGGGTGTTGCTTACATCAAAATAATCTCGAAGATCTACGATGCCTACTGAGCGCACGCTTTGGGTGATTGGGTCTCCTCGTCAAAAACTAGATGTTCTTATGTTAGTCCAAACAAATCACCACATTCCATTTTCTCTACTAGGAGCATCATTCGTCCTATTTATATGTACAACTCAGAAAAATGCAATAAACTGAAATAGCCCACGAACAACAGAAATGGTCAACACGATAGTTAGCAAACTTAAAGCTAGCACGTTTCAATCAGAGAAGCTAGCAGAGCAAAGTTACATAACAACCATTACATGCAGAACTCCAGGCAGGTCAGCCCTGACCACATGCTTTTAATTTACACCTAACAGTATGAAAAAATTGTCAGCTACAAAATTTCCTACACTTTCCAGAGCAGCGCCACATATTCAGGCACAACATTAGCAAATCACTCTAAATTCTAGTATCGGGGTTTTCTTGGGGATGGCACGACCGCAACAAACTTTTACATCATGTACTGATAGCAGACCCCATGAAATCCCTTCATAATTGCGTATTTCTAGAGCTCAAATGGGAGCTGTTCTGTGAAAAACTGGGTGACAACATCAACTCTCTTACAAGTCATAGACCTGAAAGGAGAAGACAAACACTTAATTTAGGCATCCTGAAAGCACCTCCTGGCAGTACTCTTGTATGGCCTGAGCTCTTCTTACAACATGGGGCATCATCCGCGTAACTTGCTTTCCACTGCCAATGGTCCAAAGCAGAGATTAGGTAGCAAGCTCTACTACTCAATGTGCAGCATCATAGAAAGTAATCTGGTGCTGGCCTTTTAGCAGGAACGCCTCTTGATTCCTAAAGGCATAAATGGACAAATTATATGCTGAAGGACCAGATGTTCAACAGAAGCGTTTAACAGAAGCATGACATATTACAAAGGTGGAGAACACTTACATGTGGAGCAGCTTCAAATACGCGGAACTGCTTATTTAGGTTCTCATCCAGCTCCAGGATTGCAGCAACATTGCCACACCTACATGTACATCGTTTTTTCTAGGGTAAGAAATCTGTGAGGTCAATAAAGAAAGACATGAACATATCCAACAGCAAACATAAGAAATCTGTGAGGTTGACAATCACTACATGCTGGGAACAAAGAAAGTAAATGGATTCAAGTTTGAAGTAAATGGATTCAAGTCCCCCAGTTCAAACAGTTGTCCGGGCCCAAGCAGCCTCCAAAGTCCTAACTCAGTAActctacctttgaataatggcCTTTTGGGCTACTAAAAGAAACACAGAACTAGTACAGTTCTGCAGAGTATTACAGGTACCTAAAGCATCTTCCATAACTAGATCAAATACAATTTTCAACTACTTCCCTCACGATATAAAGTTCAGAGACCATGAGCTTCCATTAAAGTACATTTCCTCAAAGTCCCACCAGATCCTACATAGTCCCGTGCCAATCTATTTTTCTAACAGAACATTCATAATAACTAGTAAAAATAGTAAAGTATAGGAATACAGCATCAGGCCATCAGATTCTTAACAGCTAAATTTAAAGATCCATAGTCAACTTCAAAAGGAAATTATTTGGCGATGAACTTAAAGTACCTGTAGCAGTAGTTAGGAGCAGACCATACAGTTACAATCTTGTTATTGAACATCCATTTATACCCTTCCATGACAAGTTGATGCGCACGACAAATATAATCTATGTTGTTTGAGTGGTTAAATGATGAAACTACATTTCCACCAAAGAGGAATCCTGCACCTCGAGGACTTAATCCCCAACCATCTACAGCATCCTCTGGATCAGACCATAGAAGGTCACACATGGCACCATCATGAGGTACTTCTTGCTTGCGGTCTATTACTCGTATCTGTTAGCATAGGTTAAAACATTAATCGAAATGAAATATATATAGACTAAAAACAACACTAAGATAATAGTTTGCCTGATCCAGTGTCGTGATAGCAGGAGAAAGGCCTCCATGGACACTAAAGATTTTGTTCTCAATGAGTGCAGACAAACTGAAAAGAGCAGATTGAGCTGCAATCAGACCTCAAATATCTAATTCCATGAAAGATGGACTTGCTTGGATTAAAATAAGTATCAAAAGATACTTGCCTTAAATAGTCGAATATATCCGTGCAATATCTCCAGACATTGACGGAGCCATATTTGCGAAGGCACTCATCATAAAATCCATAAACCTGCAGCAAATGAATGAGAACAGAAGGAACCACAAAAAGGGATCCTCTTACAGGACAGCAACATAGAACAACCACTAAAAGTGACCCACACCTGTGTGATCTGCCTGCTCTCATGGTTTCCTCGTATTAGAGTTATACGGTCTGGATACCTAACCTGAAGATATTTTGATCAAACGAGTAGAAATTAATTGGGGCAAAGTTTTATTTCTTGTCTTAAAGAAGGAAAAAATAGATACTTGGCACTAAAGCTAGTTTTCAGAAATTTGGATACAAGCAACGGATTGAGGGTGTGCTCTGCTGTGATTCCTGCGGCTGCATCTCACAGCTACAGTACAAGTTGCAGCCACAGCCGCAAAAATCAGAAGCGAGCAAAGCCAGAAAcaaatagaaaaataatttgaaagGAGCATAATTCCTCAACACAAAACAAGTGTATCTTAACCTGATTTTCTACACTTTTATTACATTGAATTGATAATTATTTCTCATATCCACTAAGGTGTTGTGTTAAGCTGACAAATGCAAGTTTTTTTCCCCGAGCAAACAGGAGACCTCTGCATCATTTCTTAAGAAGAAAGTACATTGGGATAAGAAACCCACACATACACACCTTAGAAAAATCAAACTTTTTTTATCCTATAACAAAAGGGGGTGATCACATGGCAGAACTTAAGAGTCCCCATCTAAACAAATGCAAGCTGTAAGGTAATGTGGTGCAATTGTTCTGATAAATTGTAGACAATAAGTACTGTGGGAAGCCCAATACTATTGCTTAAAACCATCTATGTTCATAATGGGATTGGTAGTTACAGACCCTCTTGCATGACACTCAGTTTTTTGTATGGCCATAAAGGCATAAAAAAGGAGTGCAATTTGAGGTGTGCCAACTGCCAAGTAATAAGGTTCTTCACTATAAAACAACAGTTTTTTCAATCCCACTACTATTCGGCAGAATAACTGGTAGCTTTTTCCATAGCCAGTGACATGGCTAATGGACATGAAATTCACGGTAGACTAATGGACAGATACAGTTTGCTACTCAATTCACAAATGAGACATTGTGGTTGTTGGAAGAAACGTGTGGTTCGGATGCAAATATTGTGACTAAGAATTCCACCGATCCGAGTTAAAGCACATCTGCTTCGAATGTCTAATGCTGGAGACAAAGTATGCCCAAATGTGATAGCACCAAATTcttcagcagcctcaacatGAAATTTGCCAAGGCAGCAAGGCTGattgagattgagtttgaataaTTTCCTAAGCTTAATTCCTTATTTCACATCTTTTGGTTAATTTCTGAATTAGGTTGTTATGTAACTTAAGTTAAACCCTAAATTTCCATTTGTCGAACTCATTGAACATgcagttacttagttattttatatataattaTTAGTATTACAATATACTAGCCATATCCCCGTGTCAGTGTTTCTTTGAGAATGGCATGCCCACACGTCGAACACATATCATATTGGATGGTGATATATGTATTTGGGTAACATAGATCACATATACTCACATTTTATCACTTATAAGTTCCAATGCTATACAAATACCATCCAAACAAATCAGTTTATGTAGTCTATGTTGTATAGTTTCATGAAATTGACACATGTACCCACAATGGCCGGAAGTTAAGCACAAAAAAGTGCTTGATCACCAAACAGGCTAGTTTGGCTTCTCCAGGCAGCACGACCAAAGCTGCTTCCACAGAAGTTCCAAACCACCTAACTCTGAATATATGCTTTCCAAAGGACACCCCAATCCCAGTACCAAATGAAGCATCACTATAGAAGGCAAACAAACAACACACCTAGCAAAAGTTTAAGGTAGAGAAGGAATTTACCTTTAAAGCCAAAAGAAGCAAAAATGTTTCTACAGAATAGAATCCTCGGTCAACAAAATCCCCAAGGAACAGATAGTTTGTCTTTGGGCAGTCACCTCCAACTTTGAACAGCTCCTTCATGTCATAGAACTGTCCATGGATGTCACCACAAATCTGGGTGTAAAAGCAAAGTGTTTGCAATCAGATTGAAGAAATGTAGGAATATCAACACAGTAATAAATAGGTATTTTAAAACACAGTTTTGACCTAGTGACTTCTGGTTCTCTAGAAATCAATGAAAATATGCAATGAAAAAATACTTATGGGTGCAATCAACAATTTGAAGCCCCCATGCCCCCATGGCAAGTACTCTATATATCATACAGGTTTCTCCAATTGGGAATACGCTTCAAGATTTTGTTATTGAGCAGCACCCACAATGAATCTAATGTTAAATTGTTAACATGACACCAGGATACCTTAACAAGATTTAGTATAATCAGGGCAACATCATTAATATTAGAATCACATAACCTCCCACAATATCAAGTTGTTCTGGATTTCCAAGTTTGTTTAAGATCATGAACCATTTTatcattgaaaaaaaaaatctctccATGCAATACAATTAACCACCGCAAGTGCATAAATGATGGTTAAGGTTTTATGTATGGCAGCAACATATTTATCAGGCAAAACTACAATTTCACACTGGAAGAAAGAAcaccaaattgttaaacttattTATTAGGGTCCCCGCCCTCCCGGAGGAAGAAAGGACTGGCAGTCGGACAGTTTTATTGTGGGAACATAAATGCTGCTCTAGAACAAATCAAAGTAGAAGAAAACACAGTGTTTGCCAAGTGTCAATATAATCCAAGCAACTATGCTAGTCATTGATGCTAGGATCAATTAGAATAAACCAAAAATTTAAATACATGCATACTAGGAGTAAACTATAGCACCAAAATTAGAGCCAGGTCTCCCTGCAAGCAAAAGTGAACAGAATAATGAATTAACACCCTTCAACAATTATAACTATCACTTACTGAAGCACAACCAACAGATTCAACACATTTACAAGCATCCTCAGTACCTGCCGAAAGTCATGCCACTGTGACATTGCCTGGAGCAATATGCACGCAATCCTTTTCTTTTATGGAGATACATAATAGTTGCAACAATATAAACATATTCTTTCCATTTATGGAAATAAACACACCagcacaaacagaaaaatcaaCAGGGCAACAAGCTCTATAAAATAAGGACAAGTGTAATATGTATGAGCATAACCAATTCAAGAATACACATCATAGCATTTTCCTTATACAACTATAGAGAAACATAGCTTTTCCTTATACAACTAtaagagaaacatagcaattgcTTCCCAAAACCAGCTCGAAAAAGCCATTTATCCAACGCACGAGCAGGAGCTGAACCAGCTGCCGAAAGGGCATAATCGAgctcaaaacaacatcacctatCAGTACACCAAATCGACATGGAGACCGAATCGAGACGAGATGGAATAAGGGACAGAGAGCTATGGCGGTGCGTGGCGGCACGTACGGTGACGGGGGCGTCGACGCGCTGCACGTTGCTCTCCTCGACGAGGATCTCCATGGCCTTGAGGCAGAGCGCCTTGACCTCCGCCTCCGTGAGGGGCTCGCACCGCTTCAGCTGCTCGATCTGCCGGTCCAGATCCGACGTCCCCATCTCCGGCTCAGCCGCCGCCGCGGGTCCGTCCCCTCTTTTCTCTCTCCTCCTTCCTTCCAGAAGCTTCCGGAAGCGCCGCCGCGGTGGCGCGCTACTCGCCCGATGCTTCTCGAAGATTCTAGGGTTAGGAAGCGGAGGGAGGAAGAGGGGAGCGCGTGCGGGCCTGGAGCCTCGATGGGCGAAGCTGGTTTCGGTAGGCTGTAAGACTCTCTAACAACAACTTTTAAAATACGACTCATTTAACGTTTGTATATTCATTCAATATCTTCCAATATCTTCTCTCGTAACATAACTCAAAAAAGAATTCTTCTTTCTGTAAATAGATTTCTACGAGGATAATTATATTTAAGTTGTGCTTTTTATACAACTCAAAATAAATTGCTCATATAGCCATTCCGTTGGAAACTGATTTTGAGTCTCCTACTACCTATTTTAGATTTGAATGACCACATGGGTCACTTATTAGAGATAGTCTAAAGCTACGTTGATTTTCCTTCCAACTATGATTGGTTTGCACTTACAATCGCTTGGCTCACAATCGAGTGACTGACGGTTAGGATACCCTGTCACTGTCACCGTTATAGTTTTCCATGCAGTCCGAGGCTCGACGGCTCGACACGGGGCACAGCTTTTCGGCCCGGCCCAAACATGGCACGGCCCGAAGGCGACCGAGCCCGGGCTGGCACGGCACGCAGTCATAGGTCGTGTCTGGGCCGCCAGACAAGCCCATGGGTAGGCATGGCCCGGCACGGCCTTTTTACTCAGGCACGAAGGCGGCCCGACCCATCCCCACTCGCCGACTCGCGACTCGCCCACTCCCTACCTCGGCCTCGTATATAACCCGTCCCCCGCCACGGCGCCCTCGGCCCCTCTGAATCCCTAACCCTAATCCCCACCCCACCCTGTCTGCAGCCGCAGCCACCGCTTTGCCTCTCGCACTCGGCCACTCGCCTCGCGCCCTCGCTTGAGCTGACGTTGTCTTCTTCCTCGACTCCGGTGACCGCACGTTGCCTTCCTAAGCTTTCTCTTTGCAGTTTGCATCTACATCCTCCCTCTCCTTCCTATCTCCCTTCCTGGTGATATGTGAGTTTGTTCTCTGTTGTCCGTCCTAGTCTGTCCTCCGCCACTGCTCATCGTCGTCGACAGTGTATCGTTGTCTTCTCTCTCTGGCCTATGTACGGCATCCTATCCGGCACCGGGCTCCAGTTGCGTAGGTATGTGAAACCCTAACCGGCTAACCCTAACTTTTCCTTTCCTCTTCTTTGtgttctctatttttctaatCTTTGTGTTTTTCTTTGCAGATCGGTAGCCGATGTTGTGTCCTCTAGCTGTGATCTAGAGCGAGCAAGGCGACCACCCACACCGTCGAGGTACGGGGCTGGAGGGATGGCTAAAGACGAGGGTATGCTGCCTCCTGGCCTTGCCCTAGAGAGTGAGAACGACGACGACATTGTTGATGATGCTGCTCCTTCTGTTGCTGGTAAACCTAAAGGTGCTGGTAAGCGCAAATCTCCTATCTAAGCTGATTTTGATGAGATAGAAGAGGAGATAAATGGTAGGAGTATTGTTGTTAAGGTTGTCTGTAAGACGTGCAAAACTACCTTGTCTGCAAGATCAGCCGCTGGCACTGGTCATTTAATAAGGCATAAAAAATCATGTAATATGAAAACTAACCAACATGCTAGGGTTGAGTCTAGGCTTTCATACAATCCTGATGGCTCTATTTATAACTAGGATTACAAACCTGAAGTTGCTAGAATTGAAACTGCTTGGCTGATTGCTAGACTTGATCTTCGTTTATGTATTAGTGAGTCTGATGCTTTTGAAGAATACATTGTTAAAGCTCATAACCCTAGGTTTGTAAATGTCTTAAGATAGACTACTACTAGAGATCTTGCTAAGCTATTTAATGAACGTCGTAATGCAACAATATCCTATCTGGTGCCTCTTCTGTTTCATTAACTTTAGACATTTGGTCTGGCAATGCAAAAGAAGACTACATCAGTGTAGTTGCTCATTATGTTAATTCTGATTAGGAGTTGTGTAAGAAGGTAATTTGTATAAGATTGGTTGAGTCAAGGCACACTGGTGAATATATTGCTGAAAAAGTTGCTTATGTGATTCAAGATTTTGGTTTGCTTGATAAGATTATGGCTATTACTCTTGATAATGCTTCTTCTAATACTAAAGCCATGGAAACCTTAAATCCTATGTTTGTTGGTTTTCTTGGTTCTGAACCTGCACCAACTGATAAAGATCCTAATGCTAGGAAGTATCATCTTATACATCAACACTATGCATGCCATATTATTAATCTCATAGTTAAACCCGGCTTAAAAAGAATCAAATCCTACCTTGAGGACTTTAGAATTGCTATTATTTTCATGAATTCTTCTAATACTAGAATTGCATCTTTTAAAAGGTACAGCCATGGTGAAGGTATTAGACCTAGGAAACACTATGCCAAAACAGCACAATGGAGACACCTTAGTCAGTGACTCACAATTAAGCCGCGTCACTAATGTTAACATGAGTGACGCGGGTTAACAAAACAAGTCACTGATTAGTTGTAGCCCATGTCCAAGAAACAAAATGCGTCACTAGTAACCATATATTCGAGACACTTCCCAACTAAACGCGTCGCTGGTAACAAGGTCTGTTGTCAGTGACTCGCATGGAGGAAACGCGTCACACACGAAGTCCTCGGACCCGAAAAAATTATTCACTTCCGTGAACCAGCAACTTAAGTCCGGACTCCCCCGGCTGTCTGATCGCATCATCCGACTCCTTGCCTCATCTCCTCTTCCTTGCCTCGTCTCCTCTTGTGTGTCCCTCGGAGTtcccggcggccggcggccgaCACCCGTGCCTTCCTTCTCCGGCACCCACTCCTGGCCACACGCTACGCACTGCTTGGGGAGGCGGCCGCGCCGGATCATGGCTGGCTAGGTCCC encodes:
- the LOC8062062 gene encoding serine/threonine-protein phosphatase PP-X isozyme 2 isoform X2 — protein: MGTSDLDRQIEQLKRCEPLTEAEVKALCLKAMEILVEESNVQRVDAPVTICGDIHGQFYDMKELFKVGGDCPKTNYLFLGDFVDRGFYSVETFLLLLALKVRYPDRITLIRGNHESRQITQVYGFYDECLRKYGSVNVWRYCTDIFDYLSLSALIENKIFSVHGGLSPAITTLDQIRVIDRKQEVPHDGAMCDLLWSDPEDAVDGWGLSPRGAGFLFGGNVVSSFNHSNNIDYICRAHQLVMEGYKWMFNNKIVTVWSAPNYCYRCGNVAAILELDENLNKQFRVFEAAPHVSVLHLCNMNQEAFLLKGQHQITFYDAAH
- the LOC8062062 gene encoding serine/threonine-protein phosphatase PP-X isozyme 2 isoform X1, which codes for MGTSDLDRQIEQLKRCEPLTEAEVKALCLKAMEILVEESNVQRVDAPVTICGDIHGQFYDMKELFKVGGDCPKTNYLFLGDFVDRGFYSVETFLLLLALKVRYPDRITLIRGNHESRQITQVYGFYDECLRKYGSVNVWRYCTDIFDYLSLSALIENKIFSVHGGLSPAITTLDQIRVIDRKQEVPHDGAMCDLLWSDPEDAVDGWGLSPRGAGFLFGGNVVSSFNHSNNIDYICRAHQLVMEGYKWMFNNKIVTVWSAPNYCYRCGNVAAILELDENLNKQFRVFEAAPHESRGVPAKRPAPDYFL